One genomic segment of Synechocystis sp. LKSZ1 includes these proteins:
- a CDS encoding GUN4 domain-containing protein, protein MIQYVAVFLLGVLISSIILVIWQNQKLNTLKTKYEIRLKSELEKAQDKFNKQLANVQNSHQLEKQNLVKQYETKIEKANQAHQEEIRKKEIIIQSKELAEVWTSQTEINPLTQKYKPLIQALHNREWEKADQETAHLIFKDCGAKNAYLEISELQSIPVETLFLINELWLYFSQGHFGFSAQKQVLDQVGNSSKLNSEEWRQLGDYLGWRKNNTWLSNYSQLIQSLDAPRGQFPFLLLWKGTFWGEFIDSQSMRFITLMQRFSDSMLKTSISSSKEN, encoded by the coding sequence ATGATTCAATATGTCGCTGTCTTTTTACTGGGAGTACTAATTTCATCAATTATCCTAGTGATATGGCAAAATCAAAAATTAAATACACTCAAGACAAAATACGAAATAAGGCTAAAATCCGAACTTGAAAAGGCACAAGATAAATTCAATAAGCAACTAGCAAACGTTCAAAACTCACATCAGCTTGAAAAACAAAATTTAGTCAAACAATACGAAACTAAAATCGAGAAAGCTAACCAGGCTCATCAAGAAGAAATTAGAAAAAAAGAGATAATTATCCAGTCAAAAGAATTAGCTGAGGTATGGACTAGCCAAACAGAAATCAATCCTTTAACTCAAAAGTACAAGCCTCTGATTCAAGCCTTGCATAATAGAGAATGGGAAAAAGCAGATCAAGAAACGGCTCATCTTATTTTTAAGGATTGTGGTGCAAAAAATGCCTATCTAGAAATCAGTGAGCTACAATCAATCCCTGTAGAAACATTATTTCTGATTAATGAATTGTGGCTATACTTTAGCCAAGGACATTTTGGTTTTTCGGCTCAAAAGCAGGTGCTAGATCAAGTTGGGAATAGCTCCAAACTCAATTCAGAAGAATGGCGGCAACTAGGTGATTATCTAGGTTGGCGCAAGAATAATACTTGGTTGTCTAACTACAGTCAACTGATTCAATCTTTAGATGCTCCCCGTGGTCAATTTCCATTTTTACTGCTTTGGAAAGGTACGTTTTGGGGTGAATTTATAGACTCTCAGAGTATGCGCTTTATTACTTTAATGCAACGCTTTAGTGATAGTATGCTCAAAACATCAATCTCATCGTCAAAGGAGAATTGA
- a CDS encoding sigma 54-interacting transcriptional regulator: MNDLAWWQEQTQFLVQEVEELAGQLSFEQERQAILRPYLVPKVKRGIIGKSRYAVKLRADIKAAAESTTPVLLFGEPGLEKDNMAALIHFGSSCRHELMVKVNCATLQANGKELFGRAGGRLGLLAALGRGTLLLNNIQDLPEPLLPAIVALMQTGQYRPLSRPGEALPPLQSHQARIIAIAETIVPPLDKLFPQTIKIPPLRVRKADIEDYVHYYLSLSCRAKRLETIPITPEALRKLQAYDFPNNLRELSNLVERAVTQLQGSRQITEEILWPSQSKKQQFRWNLLNPYPALRRFLRSAWWPDRLNYGITLWAFPAIVTILFFGPQHRLDNFALNLFWAWWWPLVLLGFPVVGRLWCAVCPFMIYGEITQKLALWLRPLGLKKWPRQAAETWGGWFLFGLFALILLWEELWDLLDTAYLSACLLLLITAGAMIFSALFERRFWCRYLCPIGGMNGLFAKLAVTELRAQQGTCSAECNTYQCYKGGPQKGEGQETLGCPLYSHPAQLEDNRDCVLCMTCLKACPHRSVEFNLRPPAIELWTTHRPRAYEVALLFLLLGNVFLHRLPELRWEWGLDFDLQAFGPHALAALLALALPVLLPLGAYYLIPRCPTGTKVSFVNLAYGYLPLVWAGNLAHYLRLGLGEAGTVLPLAIHTFGGSGESWPVLMAHPAVIAFLQGVVLLLGALWSMFITQKLGKQSFTRLLPQHVTICLFLGAFWHLIL, from the coding sequence ATGAATGATTTGGCCTGGTGGCAGGAACAGACACAATTTTTGGTGCAGGAGGTGGAGGAGCTCGCCGGTCAGCTTTCCTTTGAGCAGGAACGCCAGGCCATTCTGCGGCCCTACCTCGTGCCCAAGGTTAAGCGCGGCATTATCGGTAAAAGTCGCTACGCGGTTAAGCTCAGGGCCGACATTAAAGCGGCGGCGGAAAGTACCACTCCAGTGCTCCTCTTTGGCGAACCAGGCCTGGAAAAAGATAACATGGCCGCCCTGATTCATTTTGGCTCTAGCTGTCGTCACGAACTCATGGTCAAGGTCAACTGTGCCACCCTCCAGGCCAATGGGAAGGAACTATTTGGCCGGGCTGGGGGCCGTCTAGGCCTATTGGCGGCCCTGGGACGCGGCACATTACTCCTGAACAATATTCAAGATCTCCCGGAACCCCTCTTGCCGGCCATCGTGGCCCTGATGCAAACGGGCCAATACCGGCCCCTCAGTCGTCCAGGGGAAGCCTTGCCCCCCCTCCAAAGCCATCAAGCCCGCATTATTGCCATTGCCGAGACCATTGTTCCGCCCCTGGATAAGCTCTTTCCCCAAACCATCAAGATCCCGCCTCTGCGCGTCCGCAAAGCCGATATTGAAGATTACGTTCACTACTACCTTAGCCTCAGTTGCCGAGCCAAGCGTTTAGAGACGATCCCGATTACCCCTGAGGCCCTGCGCAAGCTCCAGGCCTACGACTTCCCCAATAACCTGCGGGAATTATCCAATCTGGTGGAACGGGCCGTGACCCAACTCCAGGGCAGTCGCCAAATCACGGAAGAAATCCTCTGGCCCTCCCAGAGTAAAAAACAGCAATTCCGCTGGAACTTGCTCAATCCCTACCCGGCCCTGCGACGTTTTCTGCGGAGTGCTTGGTGGCCCGACCGTCTCAACTACGGCATTACCCTCTGGGCCTTTCCGGCTATCGTAACCATTCTTTTTTTTGGGCCCCAACACCGTCTCGATAATTTTGCGCTGAATCTCTTCTGGGCCTGGTGGTGGCCCTTGGTTCTGCTGGGTTTTCCCGTCGTGGGCCGGCTTTGGTGTGCGGTTTGTCCTTTCATGATCTACGGCGAAATTACTCAAAAATTGGCCCTCTGGCTGAGGCCCCTGGGCCTGAAGAAATGGCCACGCCAGGCGGCGGAAACCTGGGGAGGCTGGTTTCTCTTTGGCCTGTTTGCATTGATTTTATTGTGGGAAGAACTTTGGGATTTACTGGATACGGCCTACCTTTCCGCCTGTTTACTGCTCTTGATTACCGCTGGGGCTATGATTTTTTCGGCCCTGTTCGAGCGGCGCTTTTGGTGTCGTTACCTCTGTCCTATCGGCGGCATGAATGGCCTGTTTGCCAAGTTGGCCGTCACGGAACTGCGGGCCCAGCAGGGAACCTGTTCCGCGGAATGCAATACCTACCAATGCTATAAAGGCGGGCCCCAGAAGGGAGAGGGCCAAGAAACATTAGGTTGTCCTCTCTATTCCCATCCGGCTCAGTTGGAAGATAACCGGGATTGCGTCCTCTGCATGACCTGTCTCAAGGCCTGTCCCCATCGTTCCGTGGAATTTAACCTGCGGCCGCCAGCCATTGAACTCTGGACAACCCACCGGCCCCGCGCCTACGAAGTGGCCCTGCTCTTTCTTTTGCTGGGCAATGTCTTCCTGCATCGCCTACCGGAACTGCGCTGGGAATGGGGCCTAGATTTCGACCTCCAGGCCTTTGGCCCCCATGCGTTGGCGGCCCTGTTGGCCCTGGCTCTGCCGGTTTTGCTTCCCCTGGGAGCCTATTACTTGATTCCTCGTTGTCCCACCGGCACTAAGGTTTCCTTTGTCAATTTGGCCTATGGTTATCTGCCCCTGGTCTGGGCTGGTAATTTGGCCCATTATCTACGTCTGGGTTTGGGGGAAGCCGGTACAGTACTTCCCTTGGCCATTCATACCTTTGGTGGATCGGGAGAGAGTTGGCCAGTGCTGATGGCCCATCCAGCGGTCATTGCTTTTCTTCAAGGTGTTGTTTTATTGCTAGGGGCCCTCTGGTCGATGTTTATCACCCAAAAGTTAGGCAAGCAATCCTTTACTCGCTTACTTCCTCAACACGTCACTATTTGCCTATTTCTTGGGGCCTTTTGGCATTTAATTCTCTAA
- a CDS encoding glycosyltransferase, with protein sequence MLSPIPTPSGPLQISPGPASQSPIRLSLVLPTFNESDNIPAIVQILTQLLEAHLGEAYELIVVDDDSPDLTWKVALGLTAQYPHLKVVHRVGEKGLSTAVIRGWQAAQGEILGVIDADLQHPPEVLVELLQAMERGADLAVASRHVEGGGVSEWSLLRRFLSRGAQMLGLLILPEVISRLSDPMSGYFMVKRSAIAGKTLSPVGYKILIEVAARGTVPWLAEVGYVFRERQAGESKVTWKQYIEYLQHLLRLRLSRSSRFIRFCLVGLSGVLVDMLFLYLLSDPTMLGWRLTRSKIIASELAIVNNFLWNDLWTFGDLAQRQPGKRQRLKRFIKFNLICLAGLILNVLLLNVFYNLLGFNRYVANLLAILLVTVWNFWFNLKLSWRVTEVSPHQ encoded by the coding sequence GTGCTATCTCCGATCCCTACCCCTAGCGGGCCACTCCAGATCTCCCCAGGGCCGGCGAGCCAGTCTCCTATCCGGTTGTCCTTGGTGCTACCCACCTTCAATGAAAGTGACAACATCCCCGCTATTGTTCAAATTCTGACTCAACTTCTAGAAGCGCATCTGGGGGAAGCCTACGAATTAATCGTGGTGGATGACGATAGTCCTGACCTGACCTGGAAAGTGGCCCTTGGCCTCACCGCCCAATATCCCCATCTCAAGGTCGTTCATCGCGTCGGGGAAAAGGGCCTCTCAACAGCGGTGATCCGGGGTTGGCAGGCCGCCCAAGGGGAGATCCTGGGGGTCATTGATGCCGATCTCCAGCATCCCCCCGAGGTATTAGTGGAGTTACTCCAGGCCATGGAACGGGGGGCCGATCTGGCGGTGGCCAGTCGCCATGTCGAAGGGGGCGGGGTGAGTGAATGGAGCCTATTGCGGCGCTTCCTCTCCCGGGGGGCCCAGATGCTGGGGCTGTTAATTTTACCAGAGGTCATTAGTCGTCTCTCGGATCCCATGAGCGGCTATTTTATGGTGAAACGCTCGGCCATTGCGGGCAAAACCCTCAGTCCGGTAGGTTATAAAATTTTGATCGAAGTGGCGGCTCGGGGAACAGTACCCTGGCTGGCGGAGGTGGGCTACGTCTTTCGGGAACGCCAGGCCGGGGAAAGCAAGGTGACCTGGAAGCAATACATTGAATATCTCCAGCATCTCTTGCGCTTGCGCCTGTCTCGCTCCTCCCGTTTTATTCGCTTCTGTCTAGTGGGGTTGAGCGGGGTGCTGGTGGATATGCTTTTTCTCTACCTCTTAAGCGATCCCACCATGCTGGGTTGGCGTTTGACCCGCAGTAAAATTATTGCTTCCGAGTTAGCTATTGTGAATAACTTTTTGTGGAATGACCTCTGGACTTTTGGGGATTTGGCCCAGCGTCAACCGGGGAAACGTCAGCGCCTGAAACGTTTTATTAAATTCAATCTCATTTGTTTAGCAGGCCTGATCTTAAATGTCCTGTTGCTCAATGTTTTTTATAATCTCCTCGGCTTTAATCGCTACGTCGCCAATCTGTTAGCCATTTTGTTGGTTACGGTCTGGAATTTCTGGTTCAACCTGAAATTAAGTTGGCGCGTGACGGAAGTGAGTCCCCATCAATAA
- a CDS encoding glycosyltransferase, translating to MRKLYFAVPGLGGKFACGGLWAELKTLKLAQAVCEAEVVTYRQREAGTLFLDDLLQKPYLEDCIFVISWGFDINFLAKKLAAYPVIYHAHSTGYSLRLPPQVPIITVSRNSLGYWGQKSPNSLIYYLPNHISEEFYNQHQERDIDVLIQARKSSTYLLQQLIPALKSQCNLVLVDSYVDDLAALFNRAKVYLYDSAEYWAQQGVSEGFGLQPLEAMACGCQVFSSVNGGLSDFLDPGFNCYKIAAVALEFDVQRILQTVQSPPQYQLAEAILADYRREAIIQRLQCILQEINLFFDHQRPGLTPIPGLDPGRLWHLRLQQCWHKVQRKLRHA from the coding sequence ATGAGAAAGCTGTATTTTGCGGTGCCTGGCCTGGGAGGGAAGTTTGCCTGCGGTGGCCTCTGGGCGGAACTAAAAACCCTCAAGCTGGCCCAGGCCGTGTGTGAGGCCGAAGTCGTCACCTACCGGCAACGGGAGGCCGGTACCCTCTTCCTGGATGATCTACTGCAAAAACCCTATCTGGAAGACTGTATTTTTGTGATCAGTTGGGGGTTCGATATTAATTTTCTGGCCAAGAAATTAGCGGCCTATCCCGTGATCTACCATGCCCACAGTACAGGCTATTCCCTACGTTTACCCCCCCAAGTTCCCATTATTACCGTCAGTCGCAATAGCTTGGGGTATTGGGGCCAAAAGTCACCAAATTCCCTAATTTACTACTTGCCTAACCATATCTCCGAGGAATTTTATAACCAGCACCAAGAACGGGATATTGATGTCCTGATCCAGGCCCGGAAATCCTCCACCTATCTGCTCCAGCAATTAATTCCGGCCCTGAAAAGTCAATGTAATCTCGTGCTAGTGGATAGTTACGTTGACGATCTAGCGGCCCTCTTTAATCGGGCCAAGGTCTATCTCTACGATTCAGCGGAATACTGGGCCCAGCAGGGAGTGAGTGAAGGTTTTGGTCTGCAACCCCTAGAAGCGATGGCCTGCGGCTGTCAGGTATTTTCCAGTGTCAATGGCGGCCTGTCGGATTTCCTCGATCCTGGTTTTAACTGTTATAAAATTGCGGCGGTGGCCCTGGAATTTGATGTGCAACGGATTCTCCAGACGGTTCAATCCCCGCCCCAGTACCAACTGGCCGAGGCAATTCTGGCCGACTATCGTCGGGAAGCGATTATCCAGCGTCTGCAATGTATTCTGCAGGAAATTAATCTCTTTTTTGACCATCAACGACCAGGTCTAACCCCGATTCCAGGGCTAGATCCAGGACGGCTCTGGCATCTCCGGCTCCAGCAATGTTGGCACAAAGTCCAACGTAAGCTCCGCCATGCCTAG
- a CDS encoding HhoA/HhoB/HtrA family serine endopeptidase, which translates to MKDYSFPSSSSRPAKSPPVYWGLVLLGMGIGIGGTFLVTNPQVVRQWTAHASLPMLFEQSKPTNVAALSESKAPISTLPEPSNFVVDVVKETGPAVVRINAARKVKAEVPSTFNSPFFQDFFGSAIPQPSQEQIQRGTGSGFVVGENGRILTNAHVVAGADEVTVTLKDGRTLPGRVLGADPMTDVAVVKVEAEHLPVAKVGDSDQLQVGEWAIAIGNPLGLDNTVTTGIISATGRNSSDIGVGDKRVQFIQTDAAINPGNSGGPLLNANGEVIGMNTAIIQNAQGIGFAIPINQAERIAEQLIATGKVEHPYLGIQMAPITPELQEQLKARQGMTLPVDQGIVIVGVVPNSPAAQAGLRAGDVLTSLQGQKATSPEAVQNLVAKVSIGTELPLTVLRDNQNLELNVRVGTLPAKANS; encoded by the coding sequence ATGAAAGATTATTCCTTCCCTTCCTCCTCTTCGCGTCCAGCTAAATCCCCCCCAGTCTATTGGGGACTAGTGCTGTTAGGAATGGGAATTGGTATTGGTGGTACCTTTCTGGTGACAAATCCGCAGGTTGTGCGACAGTGGACGGCCCATGCGTCCTTGCCGATGCTCTTTGAACAATCAAAACCGACGAATGTAGCCGCTTTAAGCGAGTCGAAGGCCCCGATCAGTACTTTACCGGAACCCTCTAATTTTGTTGTTGATGTGGTCAAGGAAACGGGCCCAGCGGTGGTTCGCATCAATGCCGCTCGTAAAGTTAAGGCAGAGGTTCCTTCCACCTTTAATAGTCCTTTCTTCCAAGACTTCTTTGGTTCTGCCATTCCCCAGCCCTCTCAGGAACAAATTCAACGGGGTACAGGATCTGGCTTTGTTGTTGGCGAAAATGGGCGTATTCTTACCAATGCCCACGTCGTTGCTGGGGCCGATGAGGTCACCGTAACGCTCAAGGACGGCCGGACTCTGCCGGGGCGGGTTCTCGGGGCCGATCCGATGACGGATGTGGCGGTGGTTAAGGTTGAGGCCGAGCACTTGCCCGTCGCTAAGGTCGGGGATTCCGATCAGCTTCAGGTTGGGGAATGGGCTATTGCCATTGGTAATCCCCTGGGCCTAGACAATACCGTCACTACGGGGATTATCAGCGCGACAGGGCGGAATAGTTCAGATATTGGGGTCGGCGATAAACGAGTACAGTTTATTCAAACCGATGCGGCCATTAATCCTGGAAACTCTGGCGGCCCCTTACTCAACGCCAATGGTGAGGTAATCGGCATGAATACGGCCATTATCCAAAACGCCCAAGGTATCGGCTTTGCCATTCCTATCAATCAGGCCGAGCGCATTGCCGAGCAATTAATAGCAACGGGCAAGGTGGAGCACCCCTACCTTGGCATTCAGATGGCCCCAATTACGCCGGAACTGCAAGAGCAGTTAAAAGCCCGTCAAGGCATGACCCTTCCTGTTGATCAAGGCATCGTGATTGTGGGGGTTGTGCCCAATTCTCCAGCGGCCCAGGCCGGTCTGCGAGCAGGGGATGTTCTGACTAGCCTACAGGGCCAAAAAGCCACTAGCCCAGAGGCTGTACAAAACTTGGTTGCCAAAGTCAGTATTGGAACTGAATTGCCTCTAACCGTGCTAAGGGATAACCAAAACTTGGAACTGAACGTTCGGGTTGGGACTCTCCCCGCCAAAGCTAATTCCTAG
- a CDS encoding biotin transporter BioY, protein MNTKPESNSSEPASPSLSQPALLTELLWTAIGLLLTIFSTFFEAFVTNPPWEWFNHGIYSHSLGITYQVGAVLLTGCMGGRNAGAGAQMGYLFLGLAWLPVFAYGGGWDYWQKPTFGYLLGFVPGAWLCGYLAFRHRPKIEHLTVSALAGLGMIHLWGMGYLLLMALAKWGQPPFLPLAALPQALLNFSVLALPSQIILVCMTAVLAYFLRKLLFY, encoded by the coding sequence GTGAATACCAAGCCTGAATCTAATTCTTCTGAACCGGCCTCGCCGTCCCTAAGCCAACCGGCCCTGCTCACGGAGCTACTCTGGACGGCTATTGGCCTATTACTGACTATTTTTAGTACTTTCTTTGAGGCCTTTGTCACCAACCCGCCCTGGGAATGGTTTAATCACGGGATTTACTCCCATTCTCTCGGCATTACCTACCAAGTGGGGGCCGTGTTACTGACGGGCTGTATGGGGGGCCGTAATGCGGGGGCCGGGGCCCAAATGGGTTATCTCTTTCTCGGTCTGGCCTGGTTGCCGGTGTTCGCCTACGGTGGAGGCTGGGATTATTGGCAAAAACCCACTTTCGGTTATTTATTGGGGTTTGTGCCGGGGGCCTGGCTCTGCGGCTATCTGGCCTTTCGTCATCGTCCTAAAATTGAACATCTCACCGTCAGTGCCCTGGCCGGTTTAGGGATGATTCACCTCTGGGGCATGGGTTATCTTCTGCTGATGGCCCTGGCCAAATGGGGCCAACCGCCTTTCCTCCCCTTGGCGGCCCTGCCCCAGGCCCTGCTCAATTTTTCGGTTTTGGCCCTGCCCAGTCAAATCATTCTGGTTTGTATGACGGCGGTTCTGGCCTACTTCCTGCGTAAACTCTTGTTTTACTAG
- the bioB gene encoding biotin synthase BioB: MVLTSSAPPTVTPSTLPPQTLEPLKVWLGELSQRVIDGEQLRREEALLLSQIEGEAAILALCDAADQIRQACCGNVVDLCSIVNVKSGNCSENCSYCSQSSHHPSPDSPVYGLKSPDDILAQAKAAAAAGAKRFCLVSQGRGLKYHSPKSQEFEQILETVRQIITETSIKPCCALGEITLEQAQQLKEAGVTRYNHNLEASENFYPEIVTTHSWQDRVATVKNLKQAGIQACTGGILGMGESWEDRIDLALALRELGVESVPLNLLNPRPGTPLGDLPKLDVYEALKAIAIFRFLLPQQILRYAGGREAIMGQLQNLGLKAGINAMLIGHYLTTLGQSPDQDHAMLASLGLTGGEAPIPGEYQA; encoded by the coding sequence ACTCAGCCAACGGGTGATTGACGGTGAGCAACTCCGTCGAGAAGAGGCCCTGTTGTTGAGTCAAATTGAAGGGGAAGCGGCCATCCTGGCCCTGTGTGATGCCGCCGACCAAATCCGTCAGGCCTGCTGTGGCAACGTCGTGGATCTGTGCAGTATTGTTAATGTCAAATCGGGGAACTGTTCAGAAAATTGCAGTTATTGTTCCCAATCCAGCCATCATCCCAGCCCGGATTCCCCGGTGTATGGCCTCAAATCTCCCGACGATATTCTGGCTCAAGCAAAGGCGGCGGCAGCGGCTGGGGCCAAACGGTTTTGCTTAGTCAGTCAGGGCCGGGGGCTAAAGTACCATAGTCCAAAATCCCAGGAATTTGAGCAAATTCTAGAAACAGTACGCCAAATCATCACCGAAACCAGCATCAAGCCCTGTTGCGCCCTGGGGGAAATTACCCTGGAACAGGCCCAGCAGTTAAAAGAAGCTGGGGTGACGCGCTACAACCACAACCTAGAGGCTTCGGAGAATTTTTATCCTGAGATCGTCACAACCCACAGTTGGCAAGACCGGGTGGCGACGGTGAAAAACCTCAAACAAGCCGGCATTCAAGCCTGTACCGGCGGCATTCTCGGCATGGGGGAAAGTTGGGAAGACCGCATTGATCTGGCCCTGGCCCTGCGGGAACTGGGGGTTGAGTCCGTGCCGTTAAATCTCTTGAATCCCCGTCCTGGCACTCCCCTGGGGGATCTGCCCAAGCTGGATGTCTACGAGGCCCTTAAGGCGATTGCAATTTTCCGTTTTCTCTTACCCCAACAGATCCTGCGTTACGCTGGGGGCCGGGAAGCGATCATGGGCCAACTCCAAAACCTAGGACTCAAGGCCGGCATCAATGCCATGCTGATTGGCCATTACCTGACCACCCTGGGGCAATCCCCGGATCAAGACCATGCCATGTTAGCCTCCCTCGGTTTGACGGGGGGAGAAGCCCCGATTCCCGGTGAATACCAAGCCTGA